In one window of Ovis aries strain OAR_USU_Benz2616 breed Rambouillet chromosome 5, ARS-UI_Ramb_v3.0, whole genome shotgun sequence DNA:
- the BSG gene encoding basigin isoform X1, translating to MAAGQIAVLGLVLLSAQGGFGAGSRIWTNIDNDGSKTRLTCALNHSATEIVGHRWVKGGKVLKEDALPDLKTEYEVDSEDRSGQYSCIFLPEHAGRTDLEVRGPPSIKAVKKSEHATEGETVILVCKSDSFPPVINWLWYKESESGDQVITNSTQSKFFVVSSESRTELHIPNVDLKEDPGKYVCNGTSLEGTSQAAITLRVRNRFAALWPFLGIVAEVLVLVTIIFIYEKRRKPDEVLDGEPVPQSLHSLLGGGPWASPGGCAPFPGRESSGP from the exons GGAGCAGGATCTGGACTAACATAGACAATGACGGCTCCAAAACGCGTCTCACCTGTGCCTTGAATCACAGTGCCACTGAGATTGTGGGCCACCGCTGGGTGAAGGGTGGTAAGGTGCTGAAGGAGGACGCCCTGCCTGACCTGAAGACGGAGTATGA GGTGGACTCGGAAGACCGCTCAGGCCAGTACTCCTGCATCTTCCTTCCGGAGCACGCGGGCCGCACCGATCTGGAAGTGAGGG GACCCCCCAGCATCAAGGCTGTGAAGAAGTCAGAGCACGCCACAGAGGGGGAGACTGTGATCCTGGTCTGCAAATCGGACTCCTTCCCGCCGGTCATCAACTGGCTGTGGTACAAGGAGAGCGAGTCTGGGGACCAGGTCATCACCAACAGCACCCAGAGCAAGTTCTTCGTGGTCTCCTCGGAGAGCCGCACAGAGCTGCACATCCCCAACGTGGACCTGAAGGAGGACCCCGGCAAGTACGTGTGCAACGGCACCAGCTTGGAGGGCACCAGCCAGGCGGCCATCACGTTGCGCGTGCGCAACCGCTTCGCTGCCCTTTGGCCCTTCCTGGGCATCGTGGCCGAGGTGCTTGTGCTGGTCACCATCATCTTCATCTATGAGAAGAGGCGGAAGCCAGACGAGGTCCTGGATGGTGAGCCTGTGCCACAGTCCCTCCACTCCCTCCTGGGTGGGGGACCCTGGGCCTCTCCAGGGGGATGTGCTCCCTTCCCTGGCAGGGAGTCTTCTGGCCCGTGA